In Anaerolineales bacterium, a genomic segment contains:
- a CDS encoding DUF1669 domain-containing protein: MRQPNRPFRRHLAPLIALLLIAFAAGCGGGGQATTVPGATITPIPTVAITPAPTVIIPTIGATPRPTTVPTLTGTQTGTDSWLQVYFTDPAAINPERTNGIDQIVIKALNEAKTSIDIASFDFNLKAVVDALAAAKKRGVSVRLVLDTLDGNLNVRAIASQKIEAYDAKEALSAAKLAFTEGGRSSGLMHNKIVIIDGRLLYVGSWNLSFNDTYNNNNNLLEIRNPALIANYQAKFNEMYVEAKFGRQARVGAMQPSLTIDGTAVNVYFAPVDKVMEKVVAEVKNSRRSIRFMIFTFTHADLSGAIIERMGKGVTVQGVIESRGASQGAMPTLVCAKVPVRVEGGGGTMHHKVIIIDNEVVITGSFNFTKSATEQNDENLLIIRNKRLAQAYIAEFDKMWALSSAPANVTCP; the protein is encoded by the coding sequence ATGAGACAACCCAATCGCCCTTTTCGCCGTCACCTTGCGCCGCTGATTGCCCTACTGCTGATCGCCTTTGCCGCTGGCTGTGGTGGGGGTGGGCAAGCCACAACAGTGCCGGGGGCGACGATCACCCCCATTCCGACGGTGGCGATCACCCCCGCCCCAACGGTGATTATCCCCACCATCGGCGCAACGCCGCGCCCAACCACCGTTCCCACGCTGACGGGGACGCAAACGGGGACGGATAGCTGGTTACAGGTCTACTTCACCGATCCGGCAGCGATCAACCCAGAGCGGACAAACGGGATCGACCAGATCGTGATCAAGGCGCTCAACGAGGCGAAAACAAGCATTGATATTGCCTCCTTCGATTTCAACCTGAAGGCGGTGGTCGATGCCCTTGCCGCCGCGAAAAAACGTGGCGTTAGCGTGCGCTTGGTCTTGGACACTCTTGATGGCAACCTGAACGTCCGCGCCATCGCCAGCCAGAAGATTGAGGCATACGATGCAAAAGAGGCGCTCAGTGCGGCAAAACTTGCCTTCACGGAGGGCGGGCGCTCTAGCGGCTTGATGCACAACAAAATCGTAATCATTGATGGGCGCTTGCTCTACGTTGGATCGTGGAATCTATCGTTCAATGACACCTATAACAACAACAACAACCTCCTCGAAATTCGCAATCCGGCGCTCATTGCCAACTATCAGGCAAAATTCAACGAGATGTACGTTGAGGCAAAGTTTGGTCGCCAAGCGCGGGTCGGGGCGATGCAGCCCTCGCTGACGATTGACGGGACGGCAGTGAACGTCTATTTTGCGCCCGTTGATAAGGTGATGGAGAAGGTTGTTGCCGAGGTCAAAAACAGCAGGCGCTCCATTCGCTTCATGATCTTCACCTTTACCCATGCCGATCTGTCAGGGGCGATCATTGAGCGAATGGGAAAGGGTGTCACCGTACAGGGGGTCATTGAGAGTCGCGGCGCCTCTCAGGGGGCAATGCCCACCCTCGTCTGTGCCAAAGTTCCGGTGCGGGTGGAGGGCGGCGGGGGGACGATGCACCATAAGGTGATCATCATTGATAACGAAGTGGTGATCACTGGCTCGTTCAACTTCACAAAATCAGCGACGGAGCAGAACGACGAAAACCTCTTGATCATCCGCAACAAGCGCTTGGCACAGGCATACATTGCCGAGTTTGACAAAATGTGGGCGTTGAGCAGCGCCCCCGCCAATGTCACCTGCCCGTAG
- a CDS encoding acyl-CoA/acyl-ACP dehydrogenase yields the protein MTRPDMLALAEGLATKFAITAAKHDAEGTFPHANFAAIREAGLPRLPVPLALGGWGGGLGDAVRVLERLAMGDGSTALAFAMHLQTIGMAVDKGEWSAGMLARISAEINERGVLLNSCATEPELGSPSRGGRPQTTAHRQEGGYRISGRKTFASMSPVLDYFIVPAALQDEPTIGRFLIPPGEGVRLDETWDALGMRGTGSHDLILEDVFVPETNLLALSSDAPADPNKAQFNAWFTLCVCAVYLGVAAAAQRVALDYAQTRVPTALGRPIATLESIQRRLGEGEFDLNVARALLHHTAALWDSAEGREEIGAALITAKGFITNAAIRVVDGAMRVAGGVSMTHTLPLERYYRDVRAGLFHPPADDAALPLLGRLALRGR from the coding sequence GTGACACGCCCTGATATGCTTGCCCTTGCCGAGGGGCTGGCGACAAAGTTTGCCATAACTGCCGCCAAACACGATGCCGAGGGGACGTTCCCCCACGCCAATTTCGCCGCCATTCGAGAAGCCGGCTTGCCGCGCCTGCCCGTGCCGCTTGCCCTCGGTGGGTGGGGCGGCGGGCTTGGCGATGCGGTGCGCGTCCTTGAACGGTTGGCGATGGGCGATGGCAGCACGGCTCTGGCATTCGCCATGCACCTGCAAACCATCGGGATGGCGGTGGATAAGGGCGAGTGGTCAGCGGGGATGTTGGCGCGAATCAGCGCCGAGATCAACGAACGGGGCGTATTGCTGAACTCGTGTGCCACCGAACCGGAGTTGGGCAGCCCAAGCCGAGGGGGGCGTCCGCAGACGACAGCACACCGCCAAGAGGGGGGCTACCGCATCAGCGGGCGAAAGACATTCGCCTCCATGTCCCCCGTGCTGGATTACTTCATCGTCCCCGCCGCCCTTCAGGATGAGCCGACGATTGGGCGCTTCCTGATTCCGCCCGGGGAGGGTGTCCGTTTGGACGAGACATGGGACGCGCTAGGGATGCGCGGAACGGGCAGTCATGACCTTATCTTGGAGGATGTGTTCGTCCCTGAAACAAATCTCTTGGCGCTCAGTTCAGATGCGCCTGCTGACCCGAACAAAGCGCAGTTTAACGCCTGGTTTACCCTTTGCGTGTGTGCCGTCTACCTCGGCGTGGCGGCAGCGGCGCAGCGCGTGGCGCTCGACTACGCCCAAACCCGCGTCCCCACTGCCCTCGGACGCCCGATTGCCACCCTCGAAAGCATTCAGCGGCGGCTTGGTGAGGGCGAGTTTGATCTAAACGTGGCGCGGGCGCTGCTTCACCACACAGCAGCGCTGTGGGATAGCGCTGAGGGGCGGGAGGAGATTGGGGCGGCGCTGATCACGGCGAAGGGGTTCATCACCAATGCGGCGATCCGCGTTGTCGATGGGGCAATGCGCGTGGCGGGCGGTGTCAGCATGACGCACACCCTCCCGCTGGAGCGCTACTACCGTGATGTACGGGCGGGGCTGTTCCACCCTCCCGCCGATGATGCGGCACTGCCGTTGTTAGGGCGTTTGGCGCTACGCGGACGGTAG
- a CDS encoding glycosyltransferase, which produces MPNRVGEILHGALRTLRREGFWRFARRSLLWLSGERRQYRPPDPLVPDSYDAAALSGEGALTALDALAARATNEALIPALPPRRTKYRPKISVLVRTYNRPHMLRLALTSLAMQEYRNFEVVVVNDAGEDVAPLLHRFEAHFPIQYICHPTRQQRCAASNTALRAMRGDYFVHLDDDDILYPFHLATFHNASLTHPAARVLYGDYNHVLLGQRGSVLIPLQRKIVPHWAFDPDALLWSNFIVIHASFFHRDIYEVMGLYDESLPGLADWEYLLRTSRGYPFQPTGRIVCEYRIYDQVSNMNLRRRIDVVDALRIIYERYPTENPDLLEKRRILLSEGEAQVAFLRELEGQIGRGEITEKAANAAMLRRLAGFDGVGDDHLPSA; this is translated from the coding sequence ATGCCAAACCGAGTTGGGGAAATTCTTCACGGGGCGCTGCGTACCCTTCGCCGCGAGGGGTTTTGGCGCTTTGCCCGCCGCAGCCTTCTATGGCTCAGCGGCGAACGGCGTCAATACCGCCCGCCTGATCCGCTCGTCCCCGATTCCTATGATGCAGCGGCACTCAGCGGCGAAGGAGCGCTGACTGCCTTAGATGCGCTGGCAGCGCGTGCCACAAATGAGGCGCTCATCCCCGCGCTACCGCCACGCCGCACCAAATACCGCCCGAAGATCAGCGTCCTCGTCCGCACCTACAACCGCCCCCACATGCTGCGCCTTGCCCTCACCAGCCTTGCCATGCAAGAGTACCGTAATTTCGAGGTCGTCGTTGTCAACGATGCTGGCGAGGATGTCGCGCCGCTGCTGCACCGCTTCGAGGCGCACTTTCCCATTCAGTACATCTGCCACCCCACGCGCCAGCAGCGCTGCGCTGCCAGCAATACCGCCCTCCGCGCCATGCGTGGCGATTACTTCGTCCATCTTGATGATGATGATATTCTCTACCCTTTTCACCTCGCCACCTTCCACAATGCCAGCCTGACGCATCCGGCGGCGCGTGTTCTCTATGGCGATTACAACCATGTTCTGCTTGGGCAGCGAGGTAGCGTGTTGATTCCCCTTCAGCGAAAGATCGTCCCCCATTGGGCGTTTGATCCCGATGCCCTGTTGTGGAGCAACTTCATCGTGATTCATGCCTCGTTTTTCCATCGGGATATTTACGAGGTGATGGGACTCTATGATGAATCACTTCCCGGCTTAGCAGACTGGGAATACCTTCTGCGTACCTCGCGCGGCTACCCCTTCCAACCGACAGGGCGGATTGTCTGCGAATACCGCATTTATGATCAGGTATCCAACATGAACCTCCGCCGCCGGATCGATGTTGTGGACGCGCTGCGTATCATTTATGAGCGCTACCCCACCGAGAACCCCGATCTTTTAGAAAAACGGCGCATCTTGCTCAGCGAGGGTGAGGCGCAGGTGGCATTTCTGAGGGAACTTGAAGGGCAGATCGGGCGTGGGGAGATCACCGAGAAGGCGGCAAACGCAGCGATGTTGCGGCGCTTGGCGGGGTTTGACGGTGTGGGTGATGACCACCTACCGTCCGCGTAG